Proteins from one Cellulosilyticum lentocellum DSM 5427 genomic window:
- a CDS encoding DEAD/DEAH box helicase, with protein sequence MGYFQDNYEKIQFTKGLVNNNGLRNAQLGAIHALGSYFTLDKNKAAIVVMPTGSGKTAVLMMTPYLLCAKKVLVVTPSKMVRGQIYEEFCELKTLINANALPVLIHKPNVFEMNHLYSDEENKKYNEADVIVATPQCALSLVENKAESEKFDCVLIDEAHHTPAASWTRILELTQKVNQVLFTATPFRMDSREIKGEVIYRYPLKLAYRDGIFGEIMYIPISASAEKDLRIAYKAEEILMQDREKGYEHFLMVRTNTKEKAKDLEKLYAEKTTLRLKRIDSSMSNNTVKKCIEALKNKELDGIICVDMLGEGFDFPNLKIAAIHEVHKSLANMLQFIGRFARTNASNIGTAKFITINDEELLIENRRLYGTDAVWQDIIIDISDGKVDEEIESKEYIASYHKRDKSASDVENFSLYNIRPGCHAKIYRVNDFNISSSFPNGCGITEPPYVNTEDNTIVGIGKKLVPPKWLASNEINDVEHLLYIVHYQVKTGLLFILSQIKTETLYDEIASAFSSGYEKIPKSNMHRVLAELKNFEIFNSGMANRFSESGESYRISAGSDTSQAINESTGKMYSAGHAFCKAMKDGNEITIGYSSASKMWSSGYALLNEYIKWCDYNGEKIANDEINVKTNTNFDFLPIPRKLISYPQNLFFANFSSETYLMSPLLYYKEEKEPIGNLIDSDIKIINIIESEIKVAISIGNIEETYVCDIEGHYEADTSSKLTVSLHNERVELDKYFCSYPLQYKATDDTVIDGAEILFGNTEVITYDSSNIVAIDWINKYGTDVTIWSIVNSLDTICNEKIG encoded by the coding sequence ATGGGGTATTTTCAAGATAACTACGAAAAAATACAGTTCACAAAAGGATTAGTAAATAACAACGGTTTGAGAAATGCACAATTAGGGGCAATTCATGCACTTGGGTCATATTTCACATTGGATAAAAATAAAGCAGCAATTGTAGTAATGCCGACAGGATCTGGCAAAACAGCTGTACTTATGATGACTCCATATTTGTTATGTGCAAAAAAGGTATTGGTTGTTACGCCGAGTAAGATGGTACGTGGGCAAATATATGAGGAGTTTTGTGAATTGAAAACTCTCATAAATGCAAATGCATTGCCAGTCCTTATTCATAAACCAAATGTTTTTGAGATGAATCATTTATATAGCGATGAGGAAAATAAAAAATATAATGAAGCTGATGTCATTGTTGCTACACCACAGTGTGCGTTATCTTTGGTTGAAAATAAAGCTGAATCTGAAAAGTTTGACTGCGTTTTGATAGATGAGGCACATCACACACCGGCTGCTTCTTGGACAAGGATTCTAGAATTGACACAAAAAGTAAATCAAGTCTTATTTACAGCAACGCCCTTTCGAATGGATTCACGAGAAATAAAGGGGGAGGTGATTTATAGATATCCATTAAAATTAGCATATAGAGATGGTATCTTTGGTGAAATTATGTATATTCCTATATCTGCAAGTGCTGAAAAAGATTTAAGAATTGCATACAAAGCAGAAGAAATCTTGATGCAGGATCGAGAAAAGGGGTATGAGCATTTTTTAATGGTTCGCACTAACACTAAGGAAAAAGCAAAAGATTTAGAAAAACTATATGCTGAAAAAACAACACTTAGATTAAAAAGAATTGACAGCTCAATGTCAAATAACACAGTAAAAAAATGTATAGAAGCTTTAAAAAATAAAGAGCTAGATGGAATAATATGTGTGGATATGTTAGGAGAAGGTTTTGATTTTCCTAATTTAAAGATTGCTGCTATTCATGAGGTACATAAATCATTGGCAAATATGTTACAGTTTATTGGCCGATTTGCACGTACTAATGCCTCAAATATTGGAACAGCTAAATTCATAACAATAAACGATGAAGAACTTCTAATTGAAAACAGGAGACTGTATGGAACAGATGCAGTTTGGCAAGATATAATCATTGATATCAGTGATGGTAAGGTTGACGAGGAGATAGAAAGTAAAGAATACATTGCTTCCTATCATAAGAGAGATAAAAGTGCAAGTGATGTTGAAAATTTCTCCTTATATAACATTAGACCAGGATGCCATGCAAAAATTTATAGAGTAAATGATTTTAATATTTCTTCATCTTTTCCAAATGGCTGTGGTATTACAGAACCTCCATATGTTAATACTGAAGATAATACCATAGTGGGAATTGGAAAAAAATTAGTCCCTCCTAAGTGGTTAGCATCAAATGAAATCAATGATGTTGAGCATCTCTTGTATATTGTTCATTATCAAGTGAAGACAGGACTTTTATTCATTTTGTCGCAGATAAAAACGGAAACATTATATGATGAAATTGCTAGCGCTTTTTCTTCTGGATATGAGAAAATACCAAAATCAAATATGCATAGAGTATTAGCTGAATTGAAGAATTTTGAAATTTTTAATTCGGGGATGGCTAATCGTTTTTCAGAGTCAGGAGAATCTTATCGTATATCTGCAGGTTCAGATACAAGTCAGGCAATAAATGAGAGTACTGGGAAAATGTATTCTGCCGGTCATGCATTTTGCAAAGCAATGAAAGATGGTAATGAAATTACAATTGGATATAGCAGTGCATCAAAAATGTGGAGTAGTGGATATGCTCTACTAAATGAATATATAAAATGGTGCGATTATAATGGTGAAAAAATAGCTAATGATGAGATTAATGTAAAGACAAATACAAATTTTGATTTCTTACCAATTCCGAGGAAACTGATAAGTTATCCCCAAAATTTGTTTTTTGCAAATTTTTCATCAGAAACATATTTAATGTCGCCATTGTTATATTACAAAGAAGAAAAAGAACCAATAGGTAATTTAATTGATAGTGACATAAAAATAATTAATATTATTGAATCAGAAATTAAAGTTGCAATAAGTATAGGAAATATAGAAGAAACATATGTTTGTGATATCGAGGGGCATTATGAAGCTGATACGTCATCGAAACTAACTGTAAGTTTGCATAACGAACGAGTAGAATTGGATAAATATTTTTGTTCTTATCCTCTACAGTATAAGGCAACTGATGATACTGTTATTGATGGTGCAGAAATATTATTCGGGAATACAGAAGTCATTACATATGATTCAAGTAATATTGTCGCGATAGACTGGATTAACAAATATGGAACTGATGTTACAATTTGGAGTATAGTCAATAGTTTGGACACGATTTGTAACGAAAAAATTGGTTGA
- a CDS encoding IS3 family transposase (programmed frameshift), with protein MATKQTRYDEDFKKSIVALYHNGKTQTSLCQEYDISQTSLAKWIKQYSTVETDDGKVLTAKQIKEMQKRMAQLEEENLILKKANCHIHATLSERLDAVYKLRFQHDIKTLCRVLNVNRSTYYKHFNSESAPRVRENLNIKRVILQIYSDYDKCLGAYKITYILSRDYGINISVGRVYRLMQSMSLPKMSTDKPCRVKHHDQGECDNHLHQEFNQKAPNLVWASEFTYIKVNGKWYYLCIVMDLFSRKIIDWHIASNHDVTLIMSAFNKAYKSRHVQYGLIFHSDQGSEYTAFAFRNLLDSYNVVQSFSKKGYPFDNACCESFFKYLKKNRTNRRNYHTLEELRLDIFEYIENLYNNRLPHGAIGYKTPNELEAEYWDQHA; from the exons ATGGCAACTAAACAAACTCGTTATGATGAAGATTTTAAAAAATCAATCGTTGCACTTTATCACAATGGCAAAACTCAGACTTCACTCTGCCAAGAATATGATATTTCACAGACTTCTCTCGCTAAATGGATTAAACAATATTCTACTGTTGAGACCGATGATGGCAAAGTCCTAACTGCTAAACAAATTAAAGAAATGCAAAAAAGAATGGCTCAACTTGAGGAGGAAAACCTCATATTAAAAAAAGCGA ATTGCCATATTCACGCCACACTCTCTGAGCGACTAGATGCTGTTTATAAACTACGCTTTCAGCATGATATCAAAACCCTTTGTCGTGTACTAAACGTAAATCGCAGCACTTACTATAAGCACTTCAACTCTGAATCTGCTCCAAGAGTAAGGGAAAACCTAAATATCAAACGTGTCATTCTTCAGATTTATTCTGACTATGATAAATGTCTTGGTGCTTATAAAATCACATATATCCTCAGTCGTGATTATGGTATAAACATCAGCGTGGGACGAGTGTACAGACTGATGCAATCAATGTCTCTTCCTAAAATGTCTACAGATAAACCTTGTAGAGTAAAACATCACGATCAGGGAGAATGCGATAATCACCTCCATCAGGAATTTAACCAAAAGGCTCCAAATCTTGTCTGGGCTAGTGAGTTCACTTACATAAAAGTTAATGGTAAATGGTATTATCTTTGCATTGTCATGGACTTGTTTTCTAGAAAAATCATTGATTGGCACATAGCTAGCAACCACGATGTTACCTTAATAATGTCAGCTTTTAATAAGGCTTATAAAAGCCGTCATGTTCAGTATGGACTCATATTTCACTCTGACCAGGGATCTGAGTATACTGCTTTTGCATTTAGAAATCTCTTAGATTCCTATAATGTTGTGCAGTCATTTTCTAAAAAAGGATACCCTTTCGATAATGCTTGTTGTGAGAGTTTTTTCAAATATCTCAAAAAGAATCGCACCAATCGCAGAAACTATCATACCTTAGAGGAACTTCGACTAGATATTTTCGAGTACATTGAAAATCTATATAACAATCGTCTTCCCCACGGTGCGATTGGATATAAAACGCCAAATGAGTTAGAAGCAGAATACTGGGATCAGCACGCATAA
- a CDS encoding SMI1/KNR4 family protein, protein MKYEKYLGNFVIKGNFDEEFISKVEDEFEIKLPEDYLKFIRYCNDGDEDIGASYIRFKRIKEIILRTIMV, encoded by the coding sequence ATGAAGTATGAAAAGTATTTAGGAAATTTTGTTATAAAGGGCAACTTTGATGAAGAATTTATATCTAAAGTAGAAGATGAATTTGAAATTAAATTGCCAGAAGATTATTTGAAATTTATAAGATATTGCAATGATGGAGATGAAGATATAGGTGCAAGTTACATAAGATTTAAAAGAATAAAAGAAATTATTCTGAGAACTATCATGGTATAA